The following proteins are encoded in a genomic region of Leishmania mexicana MHOM/GT/2001/U1103 complete genome, chromosome 25:
- a CDS encoding putative RNA-binding protein: MSFAQNGSAASTPAQQSKPEPIATPVSGEGSTSGGYAFDPDALRNLIVNYLPPLMNEAQVYELFGQFGRIESVKIIYDKITGESRGYGFVKYQFFFSATYAVSCLNRFEIGGKKLKVAYANAPAAKEAYDMLRHSAVALNVQQQQAMQSMYYHQMILAQEQQGTSAASSVTASAPMFGGADYGPYMNRVGSGYAVRQRDSGAGYAQGMYPGMAAGGAVYLAGPSASGSRIITPAIAPIGF, translated from the coding sequence ATGTCATTCGCGCAGAACGGGAGTGCCGCCTCGACcccggcgcagcagagcaaGCCCGAGCCGATCGCTACTCCTGTCTCGGGTGAGGGCAGCACTTCTGGAGGCTACGCGTTCGACCCTGACGCGCTGCGCAACTTGATTGTCAACTACCTACCACCGCTGATGAATGAGGCGCAGGTGTACGAGCTGTTTGGCCAGTTTGGCAGGATCGAGAGTGTTAAGATTATCTACGACAAAATCACTGGCGAGAGTCGTGGCTACGGGTTTGTGAAGTACCAAttcttcttctccgccacctACGCCGTATCCTGCTTGAACCGGTTTGAGATTGGCGGCAAGAAACTGAAGGTGGCATACGCGAACGCCCCGGCAGCCAAGGAGGCGTACGACATGCTGCGACactcggcggtggcgctgaacgtgcagcagcagcaggccatGCAGTCCATGTACTACCACCAGATGATTCTtgcgcaagagcagcagggGACGTCAGCCGCGAGCTCGGTTACCGCCTCGGCTCCGATGTTTGGTGGCGCCGACTACGGCCCATACATGAATAGAGTGGGCAGCGGCTACGCGGTGAGGCAACgcgacagcggtgccggcTATGCGCAAGGCATGTATCCGGGAATGGCGGCGGGCGGTGCCGTCTACCTTGCCGGTCCGTCCGCAAGTGGTAGCCGGATTATCACCCCAGCCATTGCCCCAATCGGCTTCTGA
- a CDS encoding putative ABC transporter, whose product MRSSSRLVWQPVSRTALTSVRRLASDIRLRTDYGNATPAQRPTASKSLIYVTEPATRKGSFARYVRSARDQAPYIAGAVVGVCIYSAATLAIPAGFGALIDQASRGQMPLGTSMQLLGWFSLCATGNYLRLYCIGYAGESIIAKLRRALYSGILRQPAAFFDSTENRTGALVQRLSMDCNVVGSSLTEAVTNGSKNLLQTIGSITVMLYYSPLLTSVIVCMIPPVAIFAGSYGRYIRKLQHNMQDALADMGTVAEERLSNIRTVKAFGTEAQEESWYSKNVQRVFDLSMRMVRWNSVYVASLQTVGYGAMYCIMWAGSMLVTSGHLTPGVLFSFMLYTVYCGIGLMGLTNLATEINKGYGASLRLFDILDKAEAVRQKHTACKQLTPITCNWRVTFKGVSFAYPTRPEALIYRNMSLTIEPSRCTCVVGSSGSGKSSLAMLLLKLYEPTAGFVQLGEHDLRDISSHWLHEHIGYVGQEPVLFGGSIAQNIAYGTPGRNWDDPIDRWLYAAVVEASRKANAHDFISALPDGYDTFVGESGRSLSGGQKQRIAIARALMHNPRITILDEATSALDSESEVVVHDAISRLIEESKDSKRQHTVLMFAHKLSMIRKADHILVLDKGQVAVEGTFAEVSKSKLFCDLVGLVATPQVSAGTS is encoded by the coding sequence ATGCGGAGCTCCTCGCGGCTTGTCTGGCAGCCCGTCTCGCGTACCGCCTTGACAAGCGTGCGGCGGCTCGCCTCCGACATTCGTCTGCGCACTGACTATGGCAACGCTacgccagcgcagcgcccCACGGCAAGCAAAAGCCTCATCTATGTGACAGAGCCGGCAACGCGGAAGGGCTCTTTTGCCCGCTATGTGCGGTCTGCTCGGGACCAGGCGCCGTACATTGCCGGCGCCGTGGTGGGGGTGTGCATCTACAGCGCGGCCACACTCGCCATTCCCGCCGGGTTTGGTGCGCTCATCGACCAAGCAAGCAGAGGGCAGATGCCGCTCGGCACGTCGATGCAACTGCTGGGCTGGTTCAGTCTCTGTGCGACGGGCAACTACCTGCGGTTGTACTGCATCGGCTACGCAGGCGAGAGCATTATCgcgaagctgcgccgcgccttGTACAGCGGCATCTTGCGGCAACCGGCAGCGTTTTTCGACTCCACAGAGAACCGCACCGGCGCGCTCGTGCAACGACTGTCCATGGACTGCAACGTTGTGGGCAGCTCCCTGACAGAGGCGGTGACAAACGGCAGCAAGAATCTACTGCAGACGATCGGCAGCATCACCGTGATGCTCTACTActcaccgctgctgacgAGCGTGATTGTGTGTATGATACCGCCGGTGGCCATCTTCGCCGGCTCGTACGGCCGTTACATTCGTAAGTTGCAGCACAACATGCAGGATGCCCTGGCCGACATgggcaccgtcgccgaggAGCGGCTGTCGAACATCCGCACCGTGAAGGCCTTCGGCaccgaggcgcaggaggagtcCTGGTACAGCAAGAACGTCCAACGTGTCTTCGATCTCAGCATGCGCATGGTGCGCTGGAACTCCGTCTACGTTGCGTCACTGCAGACGGTGGGGTATGGTGCCATGTACTGTATCATGTGGGCCGGCTCGATGCTCGTCACCTCCGGCCATCTGACCCCTGGCGTTCTCTTCTCCTTTATGCTGTATACGGTGTACTGCGGCATTGGGCTGATGGGGTTGACGAATCTGGCCACCGAGATTAATAAAGGCTACGGCGCCTCGCTGCGGCTCTTTGACATCCTGGACAAGGCCGAGGCAGTGCGGCAGAAGCACACAGCATGCAAACAGCTGACGCCGATTACGTGCAACTGGCGCGTGACTTTCAAGGGCGTGTCCTTCGCCTACCCTACGCGGCCGGAGGCGCTCATCTACAGAAACATGAGCCTCACCATCGAGCCATCCCGCTGCACTTGCGttgtcggcagcagcggctccggCAAGTCGTCCTTGGCCATGTTGCTGCTGAAGCTATACGAGCCGACAGCCGGCTTTGTGCAGCTTGGCGAACACGACCTCCGCGACATCAGCTCACATTGGCTGCACGAGCACATTGGCTACGTTGGGCAGGAGCCGGTGCTGTTTGGCGGGTCCATCGCACAGAACATCGCCTACGGCACTCCAGGCCGCAACTGGGATGATCCAATCGATCGCTGGCTTtacgctgccgtcgtcgaggCGTCCCGGAAGGCCAACGCGCACGACTTCATTTCCGCGCTACCGGACGGGTACGACACGTTCGTTGGCGAGAGCGGCCGCAGCCTGTCTGGCgggcagaagcagcgcatcGCCATCGCGCGTGCCCTGATGCACAATCCGCGTATCACCATCCTGGACGAGGCGACGTCTGCGCTCGACAGCGAGagtgaggtggtggtgcacgaCGCCATCTCGCGCCTGATCGAAGAGTCGAAGGACTcgaagcggcagcacacgGTGCTCATGTTTGCACACAAGTTGAGCATGATCCGAAAGGCGGACCACATACTCGTACTGGACAAGGGCCAGGTTGCTGTTGAGGGCACCTTCGCGGAGGTGTCCAAGAGCAAGCTCTTCTGCGACCTCGTGGGGCTCGTTGCCACACCACAGGTAAGCGCCGGCACGTCGTGA